The sequence ACGATGGACATGTCCATTGCCGCACAGACAATTTCTTTACTTCAGGATGGATAGTGCCGCATACATGACACCTTTGGCTCGTTGGAGCGAATGTGTCGGCAAACTTCACCGAGCGTCCATACCATTCCGCTTTATACGAAAGCTGACGGGCAAATTCACCCCAGGACGCATCGGCGATGGATTTGGCCAGCCGGTGATTTTTGAGCATGTTCGCCACGCTCAGATTTTCGATACTGATCGTTTGGTTTTCACGAATCAGCTTCGTGGTGAGTTGATGCAAAACATCATGGCGGCTGCCCACGATCTTCTCATGGATTTGGGCAACCTTCTGTTTGGCTTTTTGCCAATTGGAGCCCCCTTTGTTACGACGGGCCATGCGGCGTTGCCAAAATGCAAGTTTTTGTTCATATTTGCGAAACACTTTGGGATTGGCAACCCGCAACCCATCAGAGCAGACCGCTAATTCCTTGAGTCCAAGGTCAATGCCGATCTCCTTATCGGTCTGCGGCAGAGGATTCATTTCCACTTCGCAGAGGATGGATACAAAATATTTGCCTGCCGCATTTCGCCGCAGGGTAGCCGAAAGAATGCGACCTTCACACGCTCTGGAGTTGGCAAAGCGAAGCCAGCCAAGCTTCGGAAGTTTAAGTCGGTTTCCGTTGATAGCAATGTTATCATTAGTGTATTTGGTGGTGTAGCTTTGCACAGGATGCTTGCGGCTTTTGAAACGTGGAGCCTGATTTTGTTTCTTGAAGAAACGTTCAAAGCTGTCTGCCACGTATCGCACCGCCGATTGCAAAGCAATGCTATCTACCGATTTCAACCATTCAAATTGCTGTTTGAGTGCAGGAAGCTGTGTGGCACAGGTGTTATAGGACAACCCTTTGCCGGTTGCCGCATAGGTTTCGTTCCATTTGATTAAGAAATGATTGAAGACAAAGCGGCAACAGCCAAACATTTGATGGATGAGTTGCCGTTGTTCCGGATTGGGATAGATGCGATATTTATAAGCTTTATGCACCAACATGCCACGGTGCCTCCTTTCGTGTAAGACATTTCTATTACAGCACATATGTTCGCTTTAGGGCGAAAAAACCGCCGATTCATCTCCTCCCTATAGAGGAAGGAGTCTTCTCGGCTTTTAAGATAAATGGGGATGTCACAAAATCACCCCGTAACTCGTTTTATTTTTAAGGCCTATTTTGCAATAGGTTTAATATATGGGGAACCGATCGGAAGTGAAGACATGGAGGAACTGTATCAGAAGTATAAAGGGCTGCTCTTTAAGCTCGCTTACCAACTAACAGGATCTGTTACGGACGCCGAAGATGTTGTACACGATGTTTTTCTGAAAATAGTCGATGTACCGCCGGAGAAGCTAGCAGAACCTAAAGCCTATCTTTGTAAGATGGTAACGAATCGCTGTCGGGATTTGCAAAAATCGGCACGCAGGAAACGGGAGCAATATTATGGGGAATGGCTCCCAGAGCCCCTACATCGCATGAATGATGAAGCGATAGATGCGGTCGTCCGCGACGATCTGCTATCATATGCGTTGCTTGTTCTGCTTGAAAGGCTATCACCAACGGAACGTGTCGTATTTGTGCTTCGAGAGGCGCTTGGCTTTGACTATCATGAAATTGCCGAACTGGTGGAGAAGAGTGAAGTGAACTGTCGTAAACTGTTCAGTCGGGCCAACGCGAAAATGGGGATTACATCTGAACAACTTGTTCATTCTGAGGGAGCTACCCCCGAGCTCGTCCATGGCTTCCTGAGCGCTCTGAAACAGGGCAACCTCAATCAAATCTTATCCATCCTGGATCAAGAAGTTGTCCTTGTCTCCGATGGGGGAGGCAAAGTCTCGGCCGTTGTCGAACCCATCTATACAAGAGAACTTGTTGCGGAGTTCCTGCTTGGTCCATTACGTCGAGCATCAACGATCGATGGAGTTCATATCGAGGTTATTCAGATGAATAGACAGCCTGCATTTATTCTTCGATCTAGCGAAGGGATTCATACCGTCGGGATTGTTCATGTGGAGAACAATCAAATTCGCAACATTTATATTGTCAGAAACCCGGACAAGCTGATGCACGTTGGAAAATGAAACGAAGCACAAAGAACCTTCGCAGGGTTCTTTGTGCTTCTGTTTTTAACAACGATGCTGGTAGAAATCAACCTTGCAACTGGATGAGCCAATCATTGAACCGACGAATTTCATTGAGTCCCAACCGGTCCGATCATGCCACATCAACAATACCGTTTACCGGTGTCCCAACCGTCCGTTTGGCACTTAAATCCGCAATTCGCTTCTTTCATCGGGTTTATCTTATAAAGTCTGCTGCACGGAAGTCGGTGAGATCTCCAATACGCGGGTTAGAAACGGGAATTTTTCTTTCATCATAGCGTATTCCTCGCCCGTTTCAATAAACTTGGCTGTACCCTCAATTAGAAAACCGATACCCATCGCCCAGCGGCCCATAATTTCTTTGGAAGCGACGGTCAATTTGACATGGGGATTTCGCTCGATGTTGGCTTGGGTTCTCCTCATTCCGGCAGCCGGAATAAGCCAACGGCCATCCTCCATAACCTGCACATAAGAATTCCATGTGTTGCTGATATGGCCTTCTCCCTCAGACCATGTCACGATGGACACGGGACCTTCGTTGGTAAGGGTTTCAAGCAGTTTTTCATTCTCCACGATTTGTTAACCTCCTGATTTTGGTAACTTAGACGGTTGCCAGAGTTACAATATTCTTAATAAGAAACGCACTGTTAATCTGCTCTTACAGTCGCTTAGCTCAGGCCAGCTTTAGTCAATCCAAATGCTGCGTCAGCAGAACCCGGTACGGTCTTGAAGGCGACGTTAATACGGTTCCAGGCATTAATCGCCATGATCGAGAAGGTGAGATCTGAAATTTCTTTTTCGGATAATTGCCCGCGAACGCGGTCATAGATGTCATCAGGTACGCCTTGCTCCGGCAGCTTGGTCAGAATCTCGGTCCATGCCAGCGAAGCCCGCTCGCGTGGACTAAATAGCGTTGATTCGCGCCAAGTCGAGATGTGGTAAAGGCGCAGCTCGCTCTCGCCATGGATCTTGGCCTGCTTGACATGCATATCCAGGCAAAATCCACAACCATTCATTTGCGAAGCTCTGATGTGAACGAGATGGAGGATTTTCTCTTCAATCGAACTCTCCTTCTCGGCATTGCTAAGTTCCATCATTTTTTTGAAAAATTCCGGTGATTGTTGCATGTAGTTTATACGTTGTGCCATAACTACTCTACCTCTCTTTTCTACTTTAATGATTATTATTTCATAAACAATGAGGGTGGTACCAAACCGTACGTTATCGTACAATCGTCATACTGCCGAAGTTTAACTAGCCGTGCCTTTTCTTCTGGCTTTAAGCTTCACCCCCCATGTTAATCGCGATCGAAAATATAACGATGATGCGACTCTTTTTGTGACACTCTCGACTTTGAGGCAGCGTAGCGTGATGCCTGTTCTATCAGTTTTGCATTTCATGCATATAACGATGCTGCTTATCAATCCGTGACATAAACGCAATCACAAGCGTACCGGTTTCGGATTTCTTTTATAGCACGGTTGGTCTGACCATAATTTCACTAACCAGGGTGTCATCAGGTTCATTTATGGCAAAAGCAATGGCTTTGGCAATACTGTGAGGAGAAATGCCCATGTCTTTAATTTGACTGGCTATCGCCTGTACTTCTGGGCTCGTTATGTGATCGAGCAATTCGGTTTTTGTCAGCCCTGGAGCAATCAAGGTAGACCGTATGTGCGAAGTCAAGGACTCTTCCAGGCGCAGCCCTTCTGAAATGGCCCTCACAGCGAACTTAGTGGCCGAGTAGACGGCCGATCTCGGGTCCACATGATAACCGGCTGTAGAAGACAGGTTGATGATATGACCAGATTGCTGTTCCCGCATGGCGGGCAATACTGCTGCGATGCCATACAGAACACCTTTGATATTCACATCGATCATTTGATCCCATTCTTCAACTCTTAGTTCATACAGCATAGAATTGGGCATAATGCCTGCATTGTTGATCAATACATCGATTCGGCCGTACGTATTCAAGGTAAACTTGGCTAAATTCTGCATTTCTTCGGCGGAAACGACATCTGCTTTTACAGAAAAGGCGTCACCACCACCCTGTCTTATTTCATCAACTATTGCATGCAGGCGTTCTTCTCTTCTGGCAGCCAATACTACCTTCGCGCCGTTTTGGGCCAGCAACTTCGCAGTTGCTTCTCCTATGCCGCTGGAGGCTCCTGTTATAATGACCACTTTGTTCCGAACATTTTCCATGAGTTACTGCTCCTTTGCTTATAAATTGAGATACTTATATGGGAATGATGAAATTAAACGAACATCCGATATAAAATATATGTTGATTATATGACGTTCGTTGAATAATATTATAGATAGTAGCCCAGAATACTCAATGGTTAATTGATGCGTATTTGTTTGATATACAACAGTACGTTCGGAATTGTTGATAATCTTAAGGAGGTACGAATGCAATGGAACATGCCGTAAAAATCGACCGCCGCATTCTCCGAACAAAACAATCCATTACGAAGTCCTTTTTGGAGCTGTTCTCGGAAAAAAATATTGAAGAAATTACGATTAACGATATCGCGGAGCGCGCCAATGTTAACCGTGGAACCATTTATCTGCATTACATTGACAAATACGATCTCTTGGACAAATGCATTGAAGAGCGCATCAACGAATTAATTTCGCTGTGCAAGAGACGGGAAGTTGATGAAGTTAATCAAGAGCTACTACATGAGCCAAAACCGTTTTTTGATTATTTACAGGACCACTTCCCGTTCTTTTCTTCTATGTTCTCCAATCAAAGGGTCTTTGTATTTCGGGACCGGCTACAGCATTTTATCTCCGTCAGTCTTATGGATAAAATGAATAAGCTGGGTAATAAGTCCGATGTTGAGAGTGAGCTAAACGCTCAATTCATGGCTTCTGCTTTTATCGGGATTGTGGAGTGGTGGATTCGTCATCAAATGCCGCATTCCACGGATTTTATGGCCGATCAGGTCAGGAAATTATTTGAAAAAAATCAGATATATCCAAATATCATGAAGCGTTCATGAACTTAGATAAAAACAGACCTTCAGAAGCCAGCGATAAGGAAATCGCCATTCCGAAGGTCTGCTGTTGTATTCGTAAACTTATCCCTGACAAAATCGGCAATAACAAAAGAGGAACCTTAGCAATCAAGATATTCATAACGAAATGACTTTCTAGAATTCGGTTTAGTTCTTGCAGCAGACATGTTATTGGCGGGTGATAACTTTATTTCTACCCCCGCCCATCACACAGGCTGGGTTTACTGCATTTTACGTGATTATTTTAAACAACTTTATTATCAGGTGACACTTAGGTGAACATTATCCATTCTTATCTTGATATCGGAGCGATCAAATGAGCACACTTCCAATTATGCAGATCATGCCTGAACTTAAAAATAGACTTGCGGGCTCCTCATCCGCCGTCCTTATCGCGGAACCGGGAGCGGGTAAGACAACGATGACGCCGCTCGCGCTGCTGGACGAGCCGTGGATGAAGGGCAAAACCATGCTTATGCTGGAACCCAGGCGGCTTGCCGCCCGAGCGGCGGCCGCCTATATGGCGTCCTGTCTCGGCGAGCAGGCAGGCCAAACCGTGGGCTACCGGATGCGTATGGACAGCAGGACGGGGCCGAACACACGCATAATCGTCGTAACCGAAGGCGTGCTGACCAGGGTGCTTCAGGACGACCCTTCGCTGGGCGATACCGGCCTTATCATCTTCGACGAATTCCACGAGCGCAGCCTGAATGCCGATCTGGGGCTTGCGCTCTCGCTGGAGACGCAGGCTGTACTCCGCGAGGACTTGAAGATCCTCGTGATGTCGGCAACGCTTGACGGAGTGAAGGTCTCCGGGCTGCTTGGCGGTGCTCCGGTTGTCCGGTGTCCCGGCAGAGTATTTCCGGTAGAAACCGTATACGCGCCTCCGGCGGCAGCAACCCCTCTTGAAAAGGCTGTGGCGAATGCGGCCCGGCGCGCGCTGGCCGAGCAGCCCGGCGATATCCTGCTGTTTCTCCCGGGCGCGAGAGAAATTCGACGGACGGAGTCGGAGCTAAGGTCCGGTGCGCTGCCCGGGAACGTGACGCTTCGTCCGCTCTACGGCCAGCTGCCGCAGGCCGAGCAGGACAGCGCCGTTGCGCCGGCTACGGAGGGCCAGCGGAAGGTCGTGCTGGCGACCTCCATCGCCGAGACAAGTCTGACGATCGAGGGAGTGCGGACCGTGATCGATTCCGGGCTGCGGCGGACGCAGCGGTTCTCGCCGAGAACGGGCATGCCGCGCCTGGAGACGCTGCCGATTTCCAAGGCATCGGCGGAGCAACGGCGCGGCCGGGCGGGACGGACGGCCCCCGGCGTCTGCTACCGGCTCTGGAGCCGGGAGGAGCATGACCGCCTGCCGGAATCGGACGCGCCGGAGATTCTGGAGGCCGATCTGGCCGGCCTCGCGCTGGAGCTGGCGCTGTGGGGCGTGCGCGATCCCGCCCAGCTGGCCTGGCTTGACGCGCCGCCCCCCGCGCCGTATACGCAGGCGACCGCGCTGCTGCGCCAGCTCGGCGCCCTGGACGCCGCCGGCGCCATTACCCCGCACGGCCGGCGGCTGGCCGCGCTGGGCGCGCACCCCCGCGCCGCGCATATGCTGCTGCGCGCGGCCGGGCTTGGCGCGGCGCCGCTCGCCTGCCGACTGGCGGCGCTGCTGCAGGAGCGGGACCCGCTGCGCGGTCCCGCCTCGGGCAGCTGCGACCTCACGCTGCGCGTGGAGGTGCTGCTGCGGTACGAAGCCTCCGCCGGGCGCGATGCGGGCGGAGGCGATCCTGCGGCTCTGCGCGCTGCTGCGCGCGCGAGCCGGGGGCTGGAGGCGCAGCTGCGGACGGCGGCGCCAGACCTTTCCGTCGCCGCAGATCCGGCGGATGCTTCCCTCTGCGGCCTGCTGCTGTCGTTCGCCTATCCCGACCGAATCGGGCAGCGCAGAGGCGAGGGAGCTTTTCTGCTCTCCGGCGGACGCGGCGCGGCAATGGGGGAGAGCCAGCACCTTGCCCGCGAGCCTTATATCGTAGCCGTCTCCGTTGATGACAAGGGAACGCAGAGCCGTATTATGCTTGCGGCTGCAGTGGAAGAGAAGGATCTGCTGGAGCATCACGCGGATATCGTGACAGAGCGTTCCGAAGTATACTGGGATGACGAGAGCAAGAGCGTCAAATCCCGCCGCCGCACGATGCTCGGCGAACTCACGCTCAAGGAGTCCGGTCATGAGCGTCCTTCTCCGGAAGAAGCGGCGAGGGTTCTAATGCAGGTGATTTCCGGGGAGGGTCTAAGACTGCTTCCTTGGGACAAGGGAACTCTGCAGCTTAGGGAACGCTTGGCGTTTATGCACTGGCTCGACCCTTCCTGGCCGGATGTGTCCGATGAGGGTCTCTCGGGGAGCATGGAAGAGTGGCTGCTTCCCTTTCTAGATGGCTGCCGCAGTCTGCGTGAGGTCCAGCGTCTGCCACTGCGCGAGGCGCTTGAGAGCATGCTGGACTGGGAACGGAAACGGCGGCTGGATCAGGAGGCTCCAACGCATATCGCGGTTCCCAGTGGATCACGAATTGCCGTTGATTATAGTGATCCGGCCGCGCCGGTGCTGGCGGTGAAGCTGCAAGAGATGTTCGGGCAGCGGGAGACCCCGCGAATTGGAGCGGGAAGAGTACCCGTACTGCTTCATCTGCTGTCTCCCGCGCGGCGGCCGGTTCAGGTGACTGCCGATCTTGCGAGCTTTTGGGCCAGCACATATTTTGATGTCAAGAAAGATTTGAAGGGACGATATCCCAAACATTATTGGCCGGATGATCCGCTTCAAGCCGTACCGACCCATCGGACGCGGCCGATCCAATAAATTGTAGGAAAGCAACTGTTCTCCTGCCTTCATTTACGTCACCTTGAAGCTTTCCTCCCCCTCTTTTTCCATGTTTGGAAAAGTGGAGGAAGGGCAAGATAACTAACGTGCACCTAAGAATAAGGAGGGCTTCAAGTGACAAAGAGAATTGTTGGCACTTTCGATACGGGACCCGAGGCAACCAAGGCGATAAAAGAATTACAAGCCAAAGGTATCCGTAATGATGATATTTCAGTGATTACACGGGATCGCGAAGATCTGCGGATGATTACGGAGGAGACGGATACAATGGCTCCGGAAGGAGTCGCTACAGGAGCGGCAACTGGCGGCGTAGCTGGAGGGATTGCCGGGCTGCTGGCTGGGATCGGCGCGCTGGCTATTCCTGGCATCGGCCCGATTATCGCAGCAGGCCCGATTGCGGGGGCATTGACCGGCGCGGCAATAGGAGCGGGTGCAGGCGGCCTGGTCGGGGGACTTGTCGGCTTGGGCATACCCGAAGAGGAAGCGCGAGAATATGTGGGCTATGTTGAACAAGGCAAGATTCTGGTTCTTGTAGACGACGACGGACTCGATGCCCAAATAGCCAATATATTCCGAAATAAGCCCTCGCTGAAGGCTACTCGGATTGATCGATGAATTCGGATACCGATCCGAAACTCTATAAATAGAACAAGCTATAAGGTTAGCGAATTTCCCAATCGTTTTGAATAAAAAAAGAGGCCGTAATTCCCAAAAAATGCAATCTGGGGAATGCGGCTTTTTTTGTGCGTGAAAAAAACAACTCATCCAAAAGTTAAGGCTCGATCAACTCGATCATACCGATTACCGACAACATTTCACCATATGAAAAATTCATAATAGATAAACACAACAACACTCCCCAGCTCATACCAGCTTAATCATCAACATTACTCGTCCAGCAACAACCCCAATCTGAAAAAGTCCGGGGCAGTTCATCCAAAAGTCGTATTGTGAAATTTGATAAACAGTGATTATATAGAGATATCCAGAATGATCGGAGGAGGTCTTTCATGGCTTTTATGATTGCCCAAAGGGCGTTTATCAAGCTGTATCTCATTACCATGGTCGAACAGCATCACGGCTACGGCTATCAAATGCTCGAGGATTTGCGGAGAGATTTCAAAAGTCATGGCTATAATCCTCCGCAGAGCGAGATCTACCGCGCCCTCCACGAATTGGTACAGCAGGGCATTCTATACCGTACCAAACAGCTCAAGGGAAATGATCCCAAAGTTGATTTTCAGGAAATCGTTCTTTATCATTTCACGACGGACGGGGCCGAGAAAGCGAAGCTGTACAAGAAGCAGGTAAAGACCGATCTTGACCGGTGTCTGGGCATACTAAACAAAGCGGTAGCCGATAATTATTGAAGCCCGGCACGGGACGGTGATATTTCCAGCCAGTTCCCGCCCTGATATAATAAGTAAAGCTAAAAGAGAACCCGTCAATGATGGAGGTAGTTTAAGATGGATGAGCATATGAAGCGAAGACTGGACAAACAGAGAAAGCTGTTCAGCCAGCTTGGGATTGCGCTTGATGCGTTAACCATTCATGAGAAAGAGTTCAGTATGAAATTACGCGGATACGATCCGGAGGAAGTAGATACTTTTTTGGACAGTGTCATTAAGGACTATGAACGGTTCTATGCAACCATCGCTGACTTAATGGACAAATGGCAGGAGCAGCAGATTACCCTGCGCGAAATGAAAGCGGAGAGTAAGCCGGCGCCGCCGCCCGTTATCCGGGGAATCGATCCGAAAGAGATCGAAGAGACGATTCTGAGGCTTGAAGCCGGTGTACGCCAGCTTAAGGAACGCGTTCAGCGCAGTGAGATCATATAGCCTCCGGACTTGAACAAAAATACGGCTCACACTGGTCATCAGGACGGAGGGTATACTTTTTCAATGAATAAAAATGTATTGAATTTCAAAATCCGTGGAAAAATCGCTCTTGGGTACATAATGATTTTACTGCTGCTCGGGCTTTTTCTGCTCATTGTGCAGGGACGGATTTCTGAGCTTGAGAAGGAAACCGTCATGCTGAGCGGTCATGATATGCAGGTGCATGAGCTTACTTTTCAAATTGAAAAAAATATTCTGGACATGGAGACCGGCCAGCGGGGCTATGCGCTTACAGGCAACGACTCTTATCTTGCCCCCTACTACGACGGTCTGGAGAAATGGCAGGTTAATTACTCCGCTTTGAAGGGGCTCATTAAGGGCAGTACCTCTCAGGTTGAAAATCTGGAAAGTA is a genomic window of Paenibacillus durus ATCC 35681 containing:
- the tnpB gene encoding IS200/IS605 family element RNA-guided endonuclease TnpB — protein: MLVHKAYKYRIYPNPEQRQLIHQMFGCCRFVFNHFLIKWNETYAATGKGLSYNTCATQLPALKQQFEWLKSVDSIALQSAVRYVADSFERFFKKQNQAPRFKSRKHPVQSYTTKYTNDNIAINGNRLKLPKLGWLRFANSRACEGRILSATLRRNAAGKYFVSILCEVEMNPLPQTDKEIGIDLGLKELAVCSDGLRVANPKVFRKYEQKLAFWQRRMARRNKGGSNWQKAKQKVAQIHEKIVGSRHDVLHQLTTKLIRENQTISIENLSVANMLKNHRLAKSIADASWGEFARQLSYKAEWYGRSVKFADTFAPTSQRCHVCGTIHPEVKKLSVRQWTCPSCHTHHDRDENAAHNIKSLAV
- the sigJ gene encoding RNA polymerase sigma factor SigJ, giving the protein MEELYQKYKGLLFKLAYQLTGSVTDAEDVVHDVFLKIVDVPPEKLAEPKAYLCKMVTNRCRDLQKSARRKREQYYGEWLPEPLHRMNDEAIDAVVRDDLLSYALLVLLERLSPTERVVFVLREALGFDYHEIAELVEKSEVNCRKLFSRANAKMGITSEQLVHSEGATPELVHGFLSALKQGNLNQILSILDQEVVLVSDGGGKVSAVVEPIYTRELVAEFLLGPLRRASTIDGVHIEVIQMNRQPAFILRSSEGIHTVGIVHVENNQIRNIYIVRNPDKLMHVGK
- a CDS encoding pyridoxamine 5'-phosphate oxidase family protein; this translates as MENEKLLETLTNEGPVSIVTWSEGEGHISNTWNSYVQVMEDGRWLIPAAGMRRTQANIERNPHVKLTVASKEIMGRWAMGIGFLIEGTAKFIETGEEYAMMKEKFPFLTRVLEISPTSVQQTL
- a CDS encoding carboxymuconolactone decarboxylase family protein, which encodes MAQRINYMQQSPEFFKKMMELSNAEKESSIEEKILHLVHIRASQMNGCGFCLDMHVKQAKIHGESELRLYHISTWRESTLFSPRERASLAWTEILTKLPEQGVPDDIYDRVRGQLSEKEISDLTFSIMAINAWNRINVAFKTVPGSADAAFGLTKAGLS
- a CDS encoding SDR family oxidoreductase gives rise to the protein MENVRNKVVIITGASSGIGEATAKLLAQNGAKVVLAARREERLHAIVDEIRQGGGDAFSVKADVVSAEEMQNLAKFTLNTYGRIDVLINNAGIMPNSMLYELRVEEWDQMIDVNIKGVLYGIAAVLPAMREQQSGHIINLSSTAGYHVDPRSAVYSATKFAVRAISEGLRLEESLTSHIRSTLIAPGLTKTELLDHITSPEVQAIASQIKDMGISPHSIAKAIAFAINEPDDTLVSEIMVRPTVL
- a CDS encoding TetR/AcrR family transcriptional regulator, which gives rise to MEHAVKIDRRILRTKQSITKSFLELFSEKNIEEITINDIAERANVNRGTIYLHYIDKYDLLDKCIEERINELISLCKRREVDEVNQELLHEPKPFFDYLQDHFPFFSSMFSNQRVFVFRDRLQHFISVSLMDKMNKLGNKSDVESELNAQFMASAFIGIVEWWIRHQMPHSTDFMADQVRKLFEKNQIYPNIMKRS
- the hrpB gene encoding ATP-dependent helicase HrpB; translation: MSTLPIMQIMPELKNRLAGSSSAVLIAEPGAGKTTMTPLALLDEPWMKGKTMLMLEPRRLAARAAAAYMASCLGEQAGQTVGYRMRMDSRTGPNTRIIVVTEGVLTRVLQDDPSLGDTGLIIFDEFHERSLNADLGLALSLETQAVLREDLKILVMSATLDGVKVSGLLGGAPVVRCPGRVFPVETVYAPPAAATPLEKAVANAARRALAEQPGDILLFLPGAREIRRTESELRSGALPGNVTLRPLYGQLPQAEQDSAVAPATEGQRKVVLATSIAETSLTIEGVRTVIDSGLRRTQRFSPRTGMPRLETLPISKASAEQRRGRAGRTAPGVCYRLWSREEHDRLPESDAPEILEADLAGLALELALWGVRDPAQLAWLDAPPPAPYTQATALLRQLGALDAAGAITPHGRRLAALGAHPRAAHMLLRAAGLGAAPLACRLAALLQERDPLRGPASGSCDLTLRVEVLLRYEASAGRDAGGGDPAALRAAARASRGLEAQLRTAAPDLSVAADPADASLCGLLLSFAYPDRIGQRRGEGAFLLSGGRGAAMGESQHLAREPYIVAVSVDDKGTQSRIMLAAAVEEKDLLEHHADIVTERSEVYWDDESKSVKSRRRTMLGELTLKESGHERPSPEEAARVLMQVISGEGLRLLPWDKGTLQLRERLAFMHWLDPSWPDVSDEGLSGSMEEWLLPFLDGCRSLREVQRLPLREALESMLDWERKRRLDQEAPTHIAVPSGSRIAVDYSDPAAPVLAVKLQEMFGQRETPRIGAGRVPVLLHLLSPARRPVQVTADLASFWASTYFDVKKDLKGRYPKHYWPDDPLQAVPTHRTRPIQ
- a CDS encoding general stress protein, giving the protein MTKRIVGTFDTGPEATKAIKELQAKGIRNDDISVITRDREDLRMITEETDTMAPEGVATGAATGGVAGGIAGLLAGIGALAIPGIGPIIAAGPIAGALTGAAIGAGAGGLVGGLVGLGIPEEEAREYVGYVEQGKILVLVDDDGLDAQIANIFRNKPSLKATRIDR
- a CDS encoding helix-turn-helix transcriptional regulator; the encoded protein is MAFMIAQRAFIKLYLITMVEQHHGYGYQMLEDLRRDFKSHGYNPPQSEIYRALHELVQQGILYRTKQLKGNDPKVDFQEIVLYHFTTDGAEKAKLYKKQVKTDLDRCLGILNKAVADNY
- a CDS encoding DivIVA domain-containing protein, whose product is MDEHMKRRLDKQRKLFSQLGIALDALTIHEKEFSMKLRGYDPEEVDTFLDSVIKDYERFYATIADLMDKWQEQQITLREMKAESKPAPPPVIRGIDPKEIEETILRLEAGVRQLKERVQRSEII